The Chryseobacterium suipulveris genome window below encodes:
- a CDS encoding acyltransferase family protein — protein MQKNKSIYLPGLNGIRAIAAMSVIVSHIGLNLKLYDIPNFGGYSLANFGVTMFFALSGFLITYLLLKEKEKMGTIAIRKFYFRRLLRIWPLYYFYLIVTLVVLGFSINSYSWMYLFMLPNVPFALEAASVFPATLPHLAHYWSVGVEEQFYGFWPWFIKKSKRLFRILVGFAVFFFLIKVLLTVLNAPKFIVVLFHYTRFGCLGMGGIAAFLLVKGNKSFLSIFQNRIVELCAWFVFLLISINQFHLFSIVDHEIATLATLVIIINQVNNQKKLISLENKVFDYLGKISYGLYIYNPLIIFLISFVLKDLLTSSLFVNLILIYSVTILVVILVSHLSYFYFESKFLKWKDKFAVVKSKSSYSK, from the coding sequence ATGCAGAAAAATAAATCTATATATCTTCCCGGCCTAAATGGTATCAGAGCCATTGCGGCCATGTCGGTAATTGTATCTCATATAGGATTAAATTTAAAATTATATGATATTCCAAATTTTGGCGGATATTCCTTAGCCAATTTTGGGGTTACAATGTTTTTTGCTTTGAGTGGTTTTTTAATTACTTATCTATTATTAAAGGAAAAGGAGAAGATGGGAACAATTGCCATACGAAAGTTTTATTTTAGAAGACTTTTAAGAATTTGGCCGTTATACTATTTTTATTTGATTGTCACTTTAGTCGTATTAGGATTCTCAATCAATTCTTATTCATGGATGTATTTATTCATGCTTCCAAATGTTCCTTTTGCATTGGAGGCAGCATCTGTTTTTCCAGCCACTTTGCCACATCTTGCACATTATTGGTCAGTAGGTGTTGAGGAACAGTTTTATGGATTTTGGCCTTGGTTTATAAAGAAATCTAAGCGTTTGTTTCGGATATTAGTTGGATTTGCAGTTTTCTTTTTTTTAATTAAAGTTTTACTAACAGTATTAAATGCACCTAAGTTCATTGTTGTATTATTTCATTATACCCGATTTGGATGTTTAGGAATGGGAGGAATTGCGGCATTTTTATTAGTAAAAGGAAACAAGAGTTTTTTATCAATCTTCCAGAACAGAATAGTTGAACTCTGTGCTTGGTTTGTGTTTTTATTAATCTCGATTAATCAATTTCACTTGTTTTCAATTGTGGATCATGAAATTGCAACGCTGGCTACATTAGTAATCATCATTAACCAAGTAAATAATCAGAAAAAATTAATCAGTTTAGAAAATAAGGTTTTTGATTACCTGGGAAAAATTTCTTACGGACTTTATATATATAATCCCCTGATTATTTTTTTGATTTCATTTGTTCTGAAAGATTTATTAACATCCAGTTTATTCGTAAATCTAATTCTGATCTATTCAGTTACCATTTTAGTTGTCATACTGGTATCTCATTTGTCCTATTTTTATTTTGAAAGCAAATTTCTAAAATGGAAAGACAAATTTGCCGTTGTAAAAAGCAAGAGTAGTTATAGCAAATAA
- a CDS encoding glycosyltransferase, whose protein sequence is MEKSVYFKELDCMKIIRLSTFLDFGGIESKMVNLSTYTDDENEWVFVAIGKGGVAEKKILSNGKKVITLGLNHRIPSVRTLRELYKFLKSEKPDVVHSSGAEANFFGFIAGKMAGIKNIVVEEIGIPTHSNKARKIFQYIFKYADWVVGESKIVTQNLIQNYGVYPSKAKVIHNFGIFQPLPSYEKESGSSGVFKLVMISRLEPVKNIDGVLNVLAKLVKGTKDIHLTIAGTGTSESNLKAKVKSLHLEDYVDFVGFIHDPYPYLLNSDLYVLNSFSEGFSNSLVEAMYSKTPSLSTEVGAASEMIKDGKNGFLVSVNDENALYDKIINIMNLTKTERLEIGKKGNATVVQNFSLEKHIQNLMTIYAEK, encoded by the coding sequence GTGGAAAAGTCAGTTTATTTCAAAGAATTAGATTGTATGAAAATTATTCGCCTTTCTACTTTCCTTGATTTTGGTGGAATTGAATCCAAAATGGTTAATCTTTCTACGTATACAGATGATGAAAATGAATGGGTATTTGTTGCAATTGGAAAAGGAGGTGTAGCAGAAAAAAAAATCCTTTCAAATGGTAAGAAAGTAATCACATTGGGCTTAAATCATAGAATTCCTTCTGTCAGGACTCTTAGGGAATTATATAAGTTTTTAAAAAGTGAAAAGCCCGATGTAGTTCACTCCTCTGGTGCAGAAGCAAATTTTTTTGGCTTTATTGCAGGGAAAATGGCAGGCATTAAGAATATTGTTGTGGAAGAAATTGGAATACCCACTCATTCCAACAAAGCTAGAAAGATATTTCAATATATTTTTAAATATGCGGATTGGGTAGTAGGAGAATCCAAAATCGTCACTCAAAATTTAATTCAGAATTATGGTGTTTATCCGTCGAAAGCAAAGGTTATTCATAATTTTGGCATTTTTCAGCCACTCCCATCTTATGAAAAAGAATCAGGAAGTTCAGGAGTATTTAAATTAGTAATGATATCCCGTTTAGAGCCTGTAAAAAATATTGATGGAGTTCTAAATGTTTTAGCAAAATTGGTTAAGGGAACTAAAGACATTCATTTGACCATTGCCGGAACGGGAACTTCCGAGAGCAATTTAAAGGCAAAAGTAAAATCTCTACATCTGGAGGATTATGTGGACTTTGTAGGATTCATCCATGATCCTTATCCTTATCTTCTCAATTCAGATTTGTATGTCTTAAATTCCTTTTCGGAAGGTTTTTCCAATTCCTTGGTTGAAGCCATGTACAGTAAAACACCATCTTTAAGTACTGAGGTAGGCGCTGCATCTGAGATGATAAAAGATGGTAAAAATGGGTTTTTGGTTTCCGTAAATGATGAAAATGCATTGTATGATAAAATAATAAACATCATGAACCTGACAAAAACGGAAAGATTGGAAATTGGAAAAAAAGGAAACGCAACAGTCGTCCAGAACTTTTCATTAGAAAAACATATCCAAAACTTAATGACGATTTATGCAGAAAAATAA
- a CDS encoding SDR family NAD(P)-dependent oxidoreductase: MNTEKILITGGAGFIGSNLALHLLEQGKEVVVLDNLSSQIHGNPDESPLYQSIKSKVTFIKGDVRNSDDWKQALKGVHKVVHLAAETGTGQSMYDIQKYIDVNCSGTGILLNYLANEEHEIDRVIVASSRAIYGEGKYHCTEHGIVYPESRKESDMAKGEFEPKCPVCNSELKLLPTTEDSKIHPSSVYGITKQFQEQTVLNVCGSLGIDAVGLRYQNVYGPGQSLKNPYTGILSIFSTQILNGNNINIFEDGNESRDFVFIDDIVKVTAMALDNENASGKSYNVGTGKQTTVLQVAENLRKIYGSEVEINISGNFRIGDIRHNIADLTQLQNDFQFTPEVMFEEGIAKFGNWVKTQKVEEDRYAKSIQEMKEKGLYK; encoded by the coding sequence ATGAATACAGAAAAAATACTGATTACCGGTGGTGCCGGATTTATCGGCTCTAATCTTGCCCTTCATCTTTTGGAGCAGGGAAAGGAAGTCGTGGTTCTGGATAATCTATCGTCACAGATTCATGGGAATCCTGATGAATCTCCACTGTATCAGAGCATCAAAAGTAAGGTCACTTTTATTAAAGGTGATGTACGCAATTCCGATGACTGGAAGCAAGCTTTAAAAGGAGTCCATAAAGTGGTTCATCTTGCTGCTGAAACCGGTACCGGACAAAGCATGTATGATATTCAGAAGTATATCGACGTGAACTGCAGCGGTACAGGAATTCTGCTCAATTATTTGGCCAACGAAGAGCATGAGATCGACCGTGTAATTGTCGCTTCCTCGAGAGCAATTTACGGGGAAGGAAAATATCATTGTACAGAACACGGCATTGTTTATCCCGAAAGCAGAAAAGAAAGCGATATGGCAAAAGGTGAGTTTGAACCGAAATGTCCGGTTTGTAATTCAGAACTCAAACTGTTGCCAACAACCGAGGATTCTAAAATTCACCCATCATCGGTGTACGGGATCACCAAACAGTTTCAGGAACAAACAGTTCTGAATGTTTGTGGTTCACTTGGAATTGACGCAGTCGGCTTAAGGTATCAGAATGTTTACGGGCCGGGTCAGTCGCTTAAGAATCCATATACCGGAATCCTCTCCATCTTTTCTACCCAGATTTTGAATGGGAACAACATCAATATTTTTGAGGACGGAAATGAGAGCAGAGATTTTGTCTTCATTGACGACATCGTAAAAGTCACCGCAATGGCTCTTGACAATGAGAATGCTTCGGGAAAAAGCTATAATGTTGGAACCGGAAAGCAAACTACGGTATTACAGGTCGCAGAGAATCTCCGAAAGATTTACGGAAGCGAAGTGGAAATTAACATTTCTGGAAATTTCAGAATTGGAGATATCCGTCATAATATTGCAGATTTAACCCAACTTCAGAATGATTTTCAATTTACTCCTGAAGTGATGTTTGAAGAGGGAATTGCAAAATTTGGCAATTGGGTGAAAACACAGAAAGTGGAAGAAGACCGGTATGCAAAATCTATTCAGGAAATGAAGGAGAAAGGGTTATACAAATAA
- a CDS encoding ATP-binding protein yields the protein MDSAIPRPKYLKRIEPFIGKNLIKVFTGQRRVGKSYLLFQIIEEIKKKDSEAKIIYINKEDLAFAHLRNADDLNGYVLQNKSAEQKTYVFIDEIQDIENFEAALRSLLLDKNLDLYCTGSNANLLSSDIAGHLSGRYIEIPVYSLSYTEFLDFHQLEDSDDVLEKYLKLGGLPYLIHLPLEEAVVFEYLENVYSTILFRDIINRFSVRNTVFLEQLILFLASNTGSLFSAKKISDFLKSQKIKMAPNQVQTYIQHLTNAFLIHRVNRYDIVGKRLFEIGEKYYFENLGIRNALWGFRAEDRGKILENAVYNHLLTENYKVQVGIIADSEIDFIAEKNGEKMYIQATLTLNEEKTIEREFGNLLKIKDNYPKLLITMDKFSGNTFEGVKLTDLRTFLMGN from the coding sequence ATGGATTCCGCAATTCCTCGTCCTAAGTATCTGAAGCGCATTGAGCCATTTATCGGGAAAAATCTCATTAAGGTTTTTACCGGACAGCGGCGTGTCGGGAAAAGTTATTTGCTTTTCCAGATTATAGAAGAAATTAAAAAAAAGGATTCCGAAGCTAAAATCATTTACATCAACAAAGAAGATTTGGCTTTTGCACATCTTCGAAATGCCGATGATTTGAACGGGTATGTTTTGCAAAATAAATCCGCAGAACAAAAAACCTATGTTTTCATTGACGAAATTCAAGATATAGAAAATTTTGAAGCAGCGCTTCGCTCCCTTTTGCTCGACAAAAATTTAGATTTGTATTGCACCGGAAGCAATGCGAATCTTCTTTCCTCGGATATCGCTGGACATTTGAGCGGCAGATACATTGAAATTCCTGTTTATAGTTTGTCTTATACCGAATTTTTGGATTTTCATCAGTTGGAGGATTCCGATGATGTGCTGGAAAAATATCTGAAATTAGGTGGATTGCCTTATCTTATTCATCTTCCTTTGGAAGAAGCGGTTGTATTTGAATACCTTGAAAATGTATATTCCACGATTTTGTTTCGGGACATCATCAATCGGTTTTCGGTGCGCAATACCGTGTTTTTGGAACAGTTGATTTTGTTTCTCGCTTCCAACACCGGAAGTCTTTTTTCTGCAAAAAAAATCAGTGATTTCTTGAAATCCCAAAAAATAAAAATGGCTCCAAACCAAGTTCAAACCTACATTCAGCATCTTACCAATGCCTTTTTAATTCATCGGGTAAACCGTTATGATATTGTAGGGAAACGGTTGTTTGAAATTGGCGAAAAATATTATTTTGAGAATCTCGGTATTCGAAATGCACTTTGGGGATTTCGTGCGGAAGATCGAGGGAAAATTCTCGAAAATGCAGTTTATAACCATTTGCTTACGGAAAATTATAAAGTACAAGTGGGGATTATTGCAGACAGCGAAATTGATTTTATTGCCGAAAAAAACGGTGAAAAAATGTATATTCAAGCCACTTTGACGCTCAACGAAGAGAAAACCATCGAAAGGGAATTCGGGAATTTATTGAAAATAAAAGACAATTATCCGAAACTACTCATCACAATGGACAAGTTTTCAGGAAACACTTTTGAAGGCGTAAAACTAACCGATTTAAGAACTTTTTTAATGGGAAATTAA
- a CDS encoding glycosyltransferase family 4 protein has protein sequence MKEFVFFTLNDFTKEGGGTIRILGILNELAKKEVAITLISNIQDRSKVDSRVKHIPINFPISREDKRKIQFLLGVTNYQTVNRKYKPLLSRLSEIFSTLSPESKFIFCEYLDNSVGYWLKKNKVIPSYINDIHGVAGFEFDFQAKQAKNLKTKLGFMLRKFIAERLDRKVFDEASGIIYASKAMYSYYDRKYRSFHTKKNYHLPYLLNDANVSASDEKLVAEIRKNLDLNENDFIFLFAGAFKETGGVPDLIKAFAKVKKRFSSAKLIVIGDGPSYAECEKIVKDEKIGDRCFLVGRKPYHELSSYQEVADVIVCPDRQNNYSELIVHVKYLDALASGKLVINGSFKSVQEINQDKELSLLFKPSDINSLAEQMSLAITNREELERKFEGVNRYVLEILTYKNNINVLLN, from the coding sequence ATGAAGGAATTTGTTTTTTTTACGCTCAACGATTTTACCAAAGAGGGAGGTGGTACGATTCGGATTCTCGGCATTCTGAATGAACTTGCCAAGAAAGAGGTGGCAATTACGCTGATTTCAAATATTCAGGATCGGTCAAAGGTTGACTCCCGAGTGAAACATATTCCCATAAATTTTCCCATTTCAAGAGAAGATAAAAGGAAAATCCAGTTTCTACTCGGCGTCACAAATTATCAAACGGTAAACAGGAAATATAAGCCTTTGCTGTCGCGGCTTTCAGAAATTTTCAGCACACTAAGTCCGGAAAGCAAATTTATCTTTTGTGAATACCTTGATAATTCTGTGGGTTACTGGTTGAAAAAAAACAAGGTCATTCCCTCTTACATCAACGACATTCATGGAGTTGCGGGATTTGAATTTGATTTCCAGGCAAAGCAGGCAAAGAATCTGAAAACCAAATTGGGATTCATGCTTAGAAAATTTATTGCCGAAAGATTAGACCGCAAAGTCTTTGATGAAGCTTCAGGAATTATTTATGCAAGCAAAGCGATGTACAGCTATTATGACAGAAAGTACCGTTCCTTTCATACAAAGAAAAATTACCATCTTCCTTATCTCTTAAATGATGCCAATGTTTCGGCTTCTGATGAAAAGCTTGTTGCAGAAATTAGAAAGAATCTGGACTTAAATGAAAATGACTTTATATTTCTTTTTGCCGGTGCGTTTAAAGAAACGGGTGGTGTTCCCGATTTAATCAAAGCTTTTGCAAAGGTTAAGAAAAGGTTTTCTTCAGCGAAACTTATTGTGATCGGTGATGGTCCATCGTATGCCGAATGTGAAAAGATTGTCAAAGATGAAAAAATTGGGGACCGCTGTTTTCTTGTGGGCAGAAAACCGTATCACGAGTTGAGTTCGTACCAGGAAGTTGCAGATGTAATTGTTTGTCCAGACCGCCAAAATAATTATTCGGAACTGATCGTTCACGTGAAATACCTCGATGCACTTGCTTCAGGAAAATTGGTGATCAACGGAAGTTTTAAGAGCGTACAAGAAATTAATCAGGATAAGGAACTTTCCCTATTGTTTAAGCCATCGGATATTAATTCCCTTGCTGAACAAATGTCTTTAGCCATCACTAATCGTGAAGAATTGGAAAGAAAATTCGAAGGAGTAAACCGTTATGTTTTAGAGATTCTGACTTATAAAAATAATATTAACGTGCTTTTAAACTGA
- a CDS encoding glycosyltransferase — MKNLLFITWDGPQTSYMEGLFMPIFQEVSKRENIRFHVMQFTWADPQKIAAIKKVAEEFGIQYTSVPIMKKPVASLGSLFTLFTSTKKIEKYIRRNNIDVVMPRSTFPAFMVNKIKNQNFSIIFDADGLPIEERVDFAGLSRRTRQYRWMKAIETRMLKNADAVITRSQKAIELHLQNIGESYRGKFSVVKNGKDATVFIPNEIQRIQTRKELGIADEKLFVYAGSLGPQYGIAEMLEIFGRYSALHPARFLILTGSPEVLESYLTTELRGKTIIRKVPANEVPRYLNAADLAFAIRKPTFSMQGVAPIKLGEYLLCGLPVIASKGIGDSESILKNFPESYLFDHDVCIENQGQKILNFIGQSQSFNRENCHVRAKEFFSLEAAAESYISALKKLI; from the coding sequence ATGAAAAACCTCCTCTTCATCACCTGGGACGGTCCCCAAACTTCCTATATGGAAGGATTGTTTATGCCGATTTTTCAAGAGGTTTCCAAAAGGGAAAATATCCGTTTCCACGTGATGCAGTTTACTTGGGCAGATCCGCAGAAAATCGCCGCGATAAAAAAAGTTGCTGAAGAATTCGGGATTCAATACACGTCGGTTCCAATTATGAAAAAACCGGTGGCTTCGCTTGGAAGTTTGTTCACACTGTTTACTTCAACCAAAAAAATAGAAAAATATATCCGCAGAAATAACATCGATGTGGTGATGCCACGCAGTACGTTTCCTGCTTTTATGGTGAATAAAATCAAAAACCAAAATTTCAGCATCATCTTCGATGCAGATGGACTGCCCATTGAAGAAAGAGTAGATTTTGCAGGATTAAGCCGACGCACTCGCCAGTACCGCTGGATGAAAGCCATTGAAACCCGAATGCTGAAAAATGCAGATGCAGTGATTACCCGTTCGCAAAAAGCAATTGAATTACATCTGCAAAATATTGGCGAATCGTACCGCGGGAAATTCTCCGTCGTAAAAAATGGGAAGGATGCAACGGTTTTTATACCCAACGAAATACAAAGAATTCAAACCCGAAAGGAATTGGGAATTGCAGACGAGAAACTTTTTGTGTATGCCGGTTCTCTCGGTCCTCAATACGGCATTGCAGAAATGCTGGAAATTTTCGGTCGATACAGCGCACTTCATCCGGCGAGATTTTTAATCCTCACCGGTTCTCCCGAAGTATTGGAATCTTATCTTACAACAGAACTTCGCGGCAAAACCATCATCCGCAAAGTTCCAGCAAATGAAGTTCCCCGCTATTTAAATGCTGCAGATTTGGCATTCGCCATCAGAAAACCCACTTTCAGCATGCAGGGAGTTGCACCGATCAAGTTGGGCGAATATCTGCTGTGCGGACTTCCCGTAATTGCCAGCAAAGGAATCGGCGACAGCGAATCGATTCTTAAAAACTTTCCGGAGAGCTACCTTTTCGACCACGACGTGTGCATTGAAAACCAAGGGCAAAAAATCCTAAACTTTATCGGGCAGTCTCAATCCTTTAATCGCGAAAATTGCCACGTCCGTGCAAAGGAATTTTTTTCGTTGGAAGCGGCGGCGGAATCGTATATTAGTGCATTGAAAAAATTAATATGA
- a CDS encoding acyltransferase family protein, which produces MISHINNRLPNFNLEKGPLIVAADYAVTVFFTLSGFLITYLLLAELKEKQFIDVKKFYIRRILRIWPLYFLYLVLTMAIIGFDQLRWPILLYIFMIPNFRNSIAQYFSGLVSKIPGHNFLVGHYWSLGVEEQFYAFWPWIVRKTKYLLPFLLIFPVTYVALKILLHFIDAPKSILVFVNYTRFGCMVIGALGAYLYFHKKEWITDLLNRKVFEILAVLFFVLVLFNKFHIASPINHEIASAFTLLIIINQITNSKKLFSLENRILNFLGKISYGLYVWNPLLIYLVSLIYQNYFLDIKMNTVLLVILVFMINTAVIIAVSYVSYEYFEKRFLRIKHKYTTVKSSATKEEYNEKA; this is translated from the coding sequence GTGATTTCCCATATCAACAATCGTTTGCCCAATTTTAATCTAGAAAAAGGCCCACTGATCGTGGCAGCTGACTATGCCGTAACGGTTTTTTTCACATTGAGTGGATTTTTGATCACGTATTTGTTACTCGCAGAATTAAAAGAAAAACAATTCATCGATGTGAAGAAGTTTTACATCAGGAGGATTTTGCGGATCTGGCCCTTGTATTTTCTGTATTTGGTACTGACTATGGCGATCATCGGATTTGACCAATTGAGATGGCCTATCCTGCTCTACATTTTTATGATTCCGAATTTCAGAAATTCTATCGCCCAATATTTTTCAGGTTTGGTTTCAAAAATTCCGGGCCATAATTTTCTGGTAGGACATTATTGGTCGTTGGGTGTGGAAGAACAATTCTATGCGTTCTGGCCATGGATCGTACGGAAAACGAAATATTTACTGCCATTTCTTTTGATTTTTCCGGTGACGTATGTGGCATTAAAAATTCTGCTTCATTTTATTGATGCGCCTAAATCTATTTTGGTATTTGTAAATTATACCCGATTTGGCTGTATGGTGATCGGGGCATTGGGTGCTTATTTATATTTTCATAAAAAAGAATGGATAACGGACTTATTAAATAGGAAAGTTTTTGAGATTCTTGCTGTGTTGTTTTTTGTATTAGTTTTATTCAATAAATTTCACATAGCATCACCCATAAATCACGAGATAGCATCTGCCTTTACTTTGTTAATTATTATCAATCAAATTACTAATTCCAAAAAATTATTTTCTTTAGAAAACAGAATTTTAAACTTTTTGGGAAAAATTTCTTATGGCTTATATGTTTGGAATCCTTTGTTGATTTATTTAGTTTCTTTAATTTATCAGAACTACTTTTTAGACATTAAAATGAATACCGTGCTTTTGGTAATTTTAGTATTTATGATAAACACGGCTGTAATTATTGCTGTTTCGTATGTGTCTTATGAATATTTTGAAAAAAGATTTTTGCGCATAAAGCATAAATATACGACTGTGAAAAGTTCAGCAACCAAAGAAGAATATAATGAAAAAGCATAA